The following are from one region of the Pseudomonas lalucatii genome:
- a CDS encoding bifunctional hydroxymethylpyrimidine kinase/phosphomethylpyrimidine kinase, which translates to MKTPASRPVVLCLSGHDPSGGAGLQADIEALLAQGCHAAPTVTALTVQDTVDVSDFRVLERDWVLAQARAVLADLPVAAIKLGMLGSLEMVDTVVQLRRQLPDVPLVCDPVLRAGGGGALGKDEVGYAMRERLFAVSTIATPNLPEARILAELPDGSADQCAEKLLPYIRHLLITGGHGAEHQVHNRLYSRDGSRHDFTCQRLPGSYHGSGCTLASALAGRLAQGEELVSAVRSALDYTWRTLRDAERPGHGQYIPRRLPLDAS; encoded by the coding sequence ATGAAAACACCTGCCTCCCGCCCCGTAGTACTCTGCCTGTCCGGCCATGACCCCAGCGGCGGTGCCGGCCTGCAGGCCGACATCGAAGCCCTGCTGGCGCAGGGCTGCCACGCCGCCCCGACCGTGACCGCGCTGACCGTGCAGGACACCGTCGATGTGAGCGACTTCCGCGTGCTCGAGCGCGACTGGGTGCTGGCCCAGGCCCGCGCGGTGCTCGCCGACCTGCCGGTGGCCGCGATCAAGCTGGGCATGCTCGGCTCGCTGGAGATGGTCGACACCGTCGTCCAGTTGCGCCGGCAGCTGCCCGATGTACCGCTGGTCTGCGACCCCGTGCTGCGCGCCGGCGGCGGCGGCGCCCTGGGCAAGGACGAGGTCGGCTACGCCATGCGCGAGCGCCTGTTCGCGGTATCGACCATCGCCACGCCCAACCTGCCGGAAGCACGCATCCTCGCCGAGCTGCCCGACGGCAGCGCCGATCAGTGCGCCGAGAAGCTGCTGCCGTACATCCGCCACCTGCTGATCACCGGCGGCCACGGCGCCGAACATCAGGTGCACAATCGCCTGTACAGCCGCGACGGCAGCCGCCACGACTTCACCTGCCAGCGCCTGCCCGGCAGCTACCACGGCTCCGGCTGCACCCTGGCCAGCGCCCTGGCCGGTCGCCTGGCCCAGGGCGAAGAGTTGGTCAGCGCCGTGCGCTCGGCCCTGGACTACACCTGGCGCACCCTGCGCGATGCCGAACGACCCGGCCACGGCCAGTACATCCCCCGGCGCCTGCCGCTGGACGCCAGCTGA
- the thiE gene encoding thiamine phosphate synthase, translating to MTPLRGLYAITDSQLLAGGRLLPYAEAALNGGARLLQYRDKSSDDALHQREAEALRELCERYGATLIINDDAELAARLGVGVHLGQGDGSLAAARALLGGQAIIGGTCHARLGLALQAAKEGASYVAFGRFFESHTKPGAPTAALELLDQAKSHLQLPLVAIGGVTLDNAPQLITRGADMVAVVHALFAADSAAEVERRARAFAALFAPH from the coding sequence ATGACCCCGCTACGCGGCCTCTATGCCATCACCGACAGCCAGCTGCTGGCCGGCGGCAGGCTGCTGCCCTATGCCGAGGCCGCCCTGAACGGCGGCGCCCGCCTGCTGCAGTATCGCGACAAGTCGAGCGACGACGCCCTTCACCAGCGCGAGGCCGAGGCCCTGCGCGAGCTGTGCGAGCGCTACGGCGCGACGCTGATCATCAACGACGACGCCGAGCTGGCCGCGCGCCTGGGCGTCGGCGTACACCTCGGCCAGGGCGACGGCTCCCTGGCGGCGGCCCGCGCCCTGCTCGGCGGCCAGGCGATCATCGGCGGCACCTGCCACGCCCGCCTCGGCCTGGCCCTGCAGGCGGCCAAGGAAGGCGCCAGCTACGTCGCCTTCGGCCGCTTCTTCGAGTCCCACACCAAGCCCGGCGCGCCGACCGCGGCACTGGAGCTGCTGGACCAGGCCAAGAGCCACCTGCAGCTGCCGCTGGTCGCCATCGGCGGCGTGACCCTGGACAACGCGCCCCAGCTGATCACCCGCGGTGCGGACATGGTGGCGGTGGTCCACGCGCTGTTCGCCGCCGACTCGGCCGCCGAGGTCGAGCGCCGCGCCCGCGCCTTCGCCGCGCTGTTCGCGCCCCACTGA
- the hemL gene encoding glutamate-1-semialdehyde 2,1-aminomutase has product MSRSESLFANAQKHIPGGVNSPVRAFKSVGGTPLFFKHAEGAYVTDEDDKRYVDYVGSWGPMILGHSHPEVLEAVRQQLQHGLSYGAPTAMETEMADLVCSLVPSMEMVRMVSSGTEATMSAIRLARGFTGRDSIIKFEGCYHGHSDSLLVKAGSGALTQGVPSSAGVPAAFAKHTLTLPFNDLPAVERMLAEVGQEVACIIVEPVAGNMNCVPPAPGFLEGLREQCDKHGVVLIFDEVMTGFRVALGGAQAHYGVTPDLSTFGKIIGGGMPVGCFGGKRAIMECIAPLGPVYQAGTLSGNPLAMAAGLTTLKLIGRPGFHAELSDYTRRMLQGLQERADAAGIPFVTTQAGGMFGLYFSESAAIVTFDDVMASDAQRFKRFFHLMLEGGVYLAPSAFEAGFTSIAHGDAELKLTLDAAEHAFGQLKHA; this is encoded by the coding sequence ATGTCCCGTTCCGAATCCCTGTTCGCCAACGCCCAGAAGCACATCCCCGGCGGGGTCAACTCGCCGGTGCGCGCCTTCAAGAGCGTCGGCGGCACCCCGCTGTTCTTCAAGCACGCCGAGGGCGCCTACGTCACCGACGAGGACGACAAGCGCTACGTCGACTACGTCGGTTCCTGGGGGCCGATGATCCTCGGCCACAGCCACCCCGAGGTACTCGAGGCGGTGCGCCAGCAGCTGCAGCACGGCCTCTCCTACGGCGCACCGACCGCCATGGAGACCGAGATGGCCGATCTGGTGTGCAGCCTGGTGCCGTCCATGGAGATGGTGCGCATGGTCAGCTCCGGCACCGAGGCGACCATGAGCGCCATCCGCCTGGCGCGCGGCTTCACCGGCCGCGACAGCATCATCAAGTTCGAGGGCTGCTACCACGGTCACTCCGACAGCCTGCTGGTCAAGGCCGGCTCCGGCGCCCTGACCCAGGGCGTGCCGAGTTCCGCCGGGGTGCCGGCGGCCTTCGCCAAGCACACCCTGACCCTGCCGTTCAACGACCTGCCGGCGGTCGAGCGGATGCTCGCCGAGGTCGGCCAGGAGGTGGCGTGCATCATCGTCGAACCGGTGGCCGGCAACATGAACTGCGTACCGCCGGCACCGGGCTTCCTCGAGGGCCTGCGCGAGCAGTGCGACAAGCATGGCGTGGTGCTGATCTTCGATGAGGTGATGACCGGCTTCCGCGTCGCTCTCGGCGGCGCCCAGGCCCACTACGGCGTGACCCCGGACCTGAGCACCTTCGGCAAGATCATCGGCGGCGGCATGCCGGTCGGCTGCTTTGGCGGCAAGCGCGCCATCATGGAATGCATCGCCCCGCTCGGTCCGGTCTACCAGGCCGGCACCCTGTCCGGCAACCCGCTGGCCATGGCCGCCGGCCTGACCACCCTGAAGCTGATCGGCCGCCCCGGTTTCCACGCCGAACTGAGCGACTACACCCGCCGCATGCTGCAGGGCCTGCAGGAGCGCGCCGACGCCGCCGGCATTCCCTTCGTCACCACCCAGGCCGGCGGCATGTTCGGCCTGTACTTCAGCGAAAGCGCGGCCATCGTCACCTTCGATGACGTGATGGCCAGCGACGCGCAGCGCTTCAAGCGCTTCTTCCACCTGATGCTGGAGGGTGGCGTCTATCTGGCCCCAAGCGCCTTCGAGGCCGGCTTCACCTCCATCGCCCATGGCGACGCCGAGCTGAAGCTCACCCTGGATGCCGCCGAGCATGCCTTCGGACAGTTGAAGCACGCCTGA
- a CDS encoding tetratricopeptide repeat protein, giving the protein MNRTGRTLSLGCLLLLLPLFAHAGGNSLLIPATGSCSLNAAPTELTEALAACQQAAQGGDAQAEYELGEFYYDGQRTPRDLAQALNWFEQASLQGHAEAQYRLGMMFFRGEGVPANNVQAYIVLKMAAVNGSDEAMDSADRVSEQMPREELEIATQVLGQIFRNYLLELQTADGPSPFAPLP; this is encoded by the coding sequence ATGAACCGCACCGGCCGCACCCTGTCCCTGGGCTGCCTGTTGCTTCTTTTGCCGCTGTTCGCCCACGCCGGCGGTAACTCGCTGCTGATCCCCGCGACCGGCAGCTGCTCGCTGAACGCCGCCCCCACCGAGCTGACCGAGGCCCTGGCGGCCTGCCAGCAGGCGGCACAGGGCGGCGACGCCCAGGCGGAGTACGAGCTGGGCGAGTTCTATTACGACGGCCAACGCACGCCGCGCGACCTGGCGCAGGCGCTCAACTGGTTCGAGCAGGCCTCGCTGCAGGGCCACGCCGAGGCGCAGTATCGCCTGGGCATGATGTTCTTCCGCGGCGAAGGGGTGCCGGCGAACAACGTGCAGGCCTACATAGTGCTGAAGATGGCGGCGGTGAACGGCTCGGACGAAGCCATGGACAGTGCCGACCGGGTGTCGGAACAGATGCCGCGGGAAGAACTGGAGATCGCCACCCAGGTGCTCGGGCAGATCTTCCGCAACTACCTGCTGGAATTGCAGACCGCCGACGGCCCCTCGCCCTTCGCCCCGCTGCCGTAG
- a CDS encoding DUF1820 family protein, translating to MSKREPIYKIIFLNQGQVYEMYAKQIFQSDLWGFLEVEEFVFGERTQVVVDPSEEKLKAQFDGVVRSFVPMHAIIRIDEVERLGTPKISEAKGGGNIMPFPMPMPDK from the coding sequence ATGAGCAAGCGCGAGCCTATCTACAAGATCATTTTCCTCAACCAGGGCCAGGTCTACGAGATGTACGCCAAGCAGATCTTCCAGAGCGATCTGTGGGGCTTTCTCGAGGTGGAAGAGTTCGTCTTCGGCGAGCGTACCCAGGTGGTGGTCGACCCCAGCGAGGAAAAGCTCAAGGCCCAGTTCGACGGCGTGGTGCGCAGCTTCGTGCCGATGCACGCGATCATCCGCATCGACGAGGTGGAGCGCCTGGGCACGCCGAAGATCAGCGAGGCCAAGGGCGGCGGCAACATCATGCCCTTCCCCATGCCGATGCCGGACAAGTAA
- the miaB gene encoding tRNA (N6-isopentenyl adenosine(37)-C2)-methylthiotransferase MiaB, whose product MTKKLYIETHGCQMNEYDSSRMVDLLGEHQALEVTERAEDADVILLNTCSIREKAQDKVFSQLGRWRELKQANPELVIGVGGCVASQEGAAIRDRAPYVDVVFGPQTLHRLPEMIDAARSTKKPQVDISFPEIEKFDRLPEPRVDGPSAFVSVMEGCSKYCTFCVVPYTRGEEVSRPLADVLAEIVHLAENGVREVTLLGQNVNGYRGETPGGQIADFAELLYAVAAIDGIDRIRYTTSHPLEFSDALIEAHAQIPELVKYLHLPVQSGSDRILAAMKRNHTALEYKSRIRKLKAAVPDILISSDFIIGFPGETEKDFEQTMKLVEEVGFDFSYSFVYSARPGTPAADLLDDTPDELKKQRLQILQNRINQQGFENSRRMVGSVQRILVSDYSKKDPGMLQGRTENNRIVNFRCDNPRLIGQFVEVHIDDALPHSLRGSLLAQQAAH is encoded by the coding sequence ATGACCAAGAAGCTTTACATCGAAACCCACGGTTGCCAGATGAACGAGTACGACAGCTCGCGCATGGTCGACCTGCTGGGCGAACATCAAGCCCTGGAAGTCACCGAGCGCGCGGAAGACGCCGACGTCATCCTGCTCAACACCTGTTCGATCCGCGAGAAGGCCCAGGACAAGGTGTTCTCCCAGCTCGGCCGCTGGCGCGAACTGAAGCAGGCCAACCCGGAGCTGGTGATCGGCGTCGGCGGCTGCGTGGCCAGCCAGGAGGGCGCGGCGATCCGCGACCGCGCGCCCTACGTCGACGTGGTGTTCGGCCCGCAGACCCTGCACCGGCTGCCGGAAATGATCGACGCCGCGCGCAGCACCAAGAAGCCCCAGGTGGACATCTCCTTCCCCGAGATCGAGAAGTTCGACCGCCTGCCCGAGCCACGGGTCGACGGCCCCAGCGCCTTCGTCTCGGTGATGGAGGGCTGCAGCAAGTACTGCACCTTCTGCGTGGTGCCCTATACCCGCGGCGAGGAGGTCAGCCGGCCGCTGGCCGACGTGCTGGCCGAGATCGTCCACCTGGCCGAGAACGGCGTGCGCGAGGTGACCCTGCTGGGACAGAACGTCAACGGCTACCGCGGCGAGACCCCGGGCGGGCAGATCGCCGACTTCGCCGAGCTGCTCTACGCCGTGGCCGCCATCGACGGCATCGACCGCATCCGCTACACCACCAGCCACCCGCTGGAGTTCTCCGACGCCCTGATCGAGGCCCACGCGCAGATTCCCGAGCTGGTGAAATACCTGCACCTGCCGGTGCAGTCGGGCTCCGACCGTATCCTCGCGGCGATGAAGCGCAACCACACCGCCCTGGAATACAAGTCGCGCATCCGCAAGCTGAAGGCCGCGGTGCCGGACATCCTGATCAGCTCGGACTTCATCATCGGCTTCCCCGGCGAGACCGAGAAGGACTTCGAGCAGACCATGAAACTGGTCGAGGAGGTCGGTTTCGACTTCTCCTACTCCTTCGTCTACAGCGCCCGCCCGGGCACCCCGGCGGCGGACCTGCTCGACGACACCCCGGACGAGCTGAAGAAGCAGCGCCTGCAGATCCTGCAGAACCGCATCAACCAGCAGGGCTTCGAGAACAGCCGACGGATGGTCGGCAGCGTCCAGCGCATCCTGGTCAGCGACTACTCGAAGAAGGACCCGGGCATGCTCCAGGGCCGCACCGAGAACAACCGCATCGTCAACTTCCGCTGCGACAATCCACGGCTGATCGGCCAGTTCGTCGAGGTGCACATCGACGACGCCCTGCCCCACTCGCTGCGCGGCAGCCTGCTGGCCCAGCAGGCCGCACACTGA
- a CDS encoding PhoH family protein translates to MNTPIDPLRFTLEPFEARRFANLCGQFDEHLRLIEQRLAIEIRNRGNQFELLGPPEQTAAAEQLLQRLYRETKGTELSPDLVHLFLQESAMESVADKAEVGVTLRTRKGSIRPRGANQQRYVKAILDNDINFGIGPAGTGKTYLAVACAVDALEREQVRRILLVRPAVEAGEKLGFLPGDLAQKIDPYLRPLYDALYEMLGFEQVAKLIERQVIEIAPLAYMRGRTLNNSFIILDESQNTTMEQMKMFLTRIGFGSTAVITGDITQVDLPRGTRSGLTHVIDVLHEVPGISFTHFKPKDVVRHPLVQRIVEAYERHDNRMHGKLDDQDGSDA, encoded by the coding sequence TTGAACACACCCATAGACCCCCTTCGCTTCACCCTCGAACCCTTCGAGGCCCGCCGTTTCGCCAACCTCTGCGGACAATTCGACGAACACCTGCGCCTGATCGAACAGCGCCTGGCGATCGAGATCCGCAACCGCGGCAACCAGTTCGAACTGCTCGGCCCGCCCGAGCAGACCGCCGCCGCCGAGCAGCTGCTGCAGCGCCTGTACCGCGAAACCAAGGGCACCGAGCTGTCGCCCGACCTGGTCCACCTGTTCCTGCAGGAGTCGGCCATGGAATCGGTGGCCGACAAAGCCGAGGTCGGCGTCACCCTGCGCACGCGCAAGGGCAGCATCCGTCCGCGCGGGGCCAACCAGCAGCGCTACGTCAAGGCGATCCTCGACAACGACATCAACTTCGGCATAGGCCCGGCCGGCACCGGCAAGACCTACCTGGCCGTGGCCTGCGCGGTGGACGCCCTGGAACGCGAGCAGGTGCGGCGCATCCTGCTGGTGCGCCCGGCGGTGGAGGCCGGCGAGAAGCTCGGCTTCCTCCCCGGCGACCTGGCGCAGAAGATCGACCCCTACCTGCGCCCGCTGTACGACGCGCTGTACGAGATGCTCGGCTTCGAACAGGTGGCCAAGCTGATCGAGCGCCAGGTGATCGAGATCGCCCCGCTGGCCTACATGCGCGGGCGCACCCTGAACAACAGCTTCATCATCCTCGACGAGAGCCAGAACACCACGATGGAACAGATGAAGATGTTCCTCACCCGCATCGGTTTCGGCTCCACCGCGGTGATCACCGGCGACATCACCCAGGTCGACCTGCCGCGCGGCACCCGCTCCGGCCTGACCCACGTGATCGACGTGCTGCACGAGGTGCCGGGCATCAGCTTCACCCACTTCAAACCCAAGGACGTGGTCCGCCACCCCCTGGTGCAGCGCATCGTCGAGGCCTACGAACGGCATGACAACCGCATGCACGGCAAGCTCGACGACCAGGACGGCAGCGATGCTTGA
- the ybeY gene encoding rRNA maturation RNase YbeY has protein sequence MLELDLQIASQAAELPGETQFRAWCEVALRQRTADSELTIRLVDEAEGRALNHSYRHKDYATNVLSFPADVPDELLDIPLLGDLVICAPVVAREAAEQGKTQEAHWAHLVIHGCLHLLGYDHIEDAEAEEMETLERTLLAELGHPDPYAGDD, from the coding sequence ATGCTTGAACTGGACCTGCAGATCGCCAGCCAGGCGGCCGAGCTGCCCGGCGAAACGCAGTTTCGCGCCTGGTGCGAGGTGGCGCTGCGCCAGCGCACGGCCGACTCCGAGCTGACCATCCGCCTGGTGGATGAGGCCGAGGGCCGCGCGCTGAACCACAGCTACCGGCACAAGGACTACGCCACCAACGTGCTGTCCTTCCCCGCCGACGTGCCCGACGAACTCCTCGATATCCCCCTGCTCGGCGACCTGGTGATCTGCGCGCCGGTGGTCGCGCGCGAGGCGGCCGAACAGGGCAAGACCCAGGAGGCCCACTGGGCCCACCTGGTGATTCACGGCTGCCTGCACCTGCTCGGCTACGACCACATCGAGGACGCCGAAGCCGAAGAAATGGAAACCCTGGAACGTACACTGCTCGCCGAGCTGGGGCACCCCGACCCCTACGCCGGCGACGACTGA
- a CDS encoding HlyC/CorC family transporter → MSEDRSSNEQKSWLNKLTQAFAPEPKNRQELLEVLREAHENKLLDSEALAIVEGAIQVADLQVRDIMVPRSQMISIKASQTPREFLPSIIEAAHSRYPVIGESLDDVIGILLAKDLLPLLLQDEQASFNIKDLLRPATFVPESKRLNVLLREFRANHNHMAVVIDEYGGVAGLVTIEDVLEQIVGDIEDEHDVEEDSYVKPLPSGDFLVKALTPIDSFNEAFDTQFSDDEFDTVGGLVMSAFGHLPKRNEVTEIGEYRFRVLNADSRRIHLLRLTPLLR, encoded by the coding sequence ATGAGCGAAGATCGATCGAGCAACGAGCAGAAGTCCTGGCTGAACAAGCTGACCCAGGCTTTTGCTCCAGAGCCGAAGAACCGGCAGGAACTGCTGGAAGTGCTGCGCGAGGCGCATGAGAACAAACTGCTCGACAGCGAGGCCCTGGCCATCGTCGAGGGCGCCATCCAGGTCGCCGACCTGCAGGTGCGCGACATCATGGTGCCGCGCTCGCAGATGATCAGCATCAAGGCCAGCCAGACGCCCAGGGAGTTCCTGCCCTCGATCATCGAGGCCGCCCACTCGCGCTACCCGGTGATCGGCGAGAGCCTCGACGACGTGATCGGCATCCTCCTGGCCAAGGACCTGCTGCCGCTGCTGCTGCAGGACGAGCAGGCGAGCTTCAACATCAAGGACCTGCTGCGCCCGGCGACCTTCGTCCCCGAGTCCAAGCGCCTCAACGTGCTGCTGCGCGAGTTCCGCGCCAACCACAACCACATGGCCGTGGTGATCGACGAGTACGGCGGCGTGGCCGGCCTGGTGACCATCGAGGACGTGCTCGAGCAGATCGTCGGCGACATCGAGGACGAGCACGACGTGGAAGAGGACAGCTACGTCAAGCCGCTGCCGTCCGGCGATTTCCTGGTCAAGGCGCTGACGCCCATCGACAGCTTCAACGAGGCCTTCGACACCCAGTTCTCCGACGACGAGTTCGACACGGTCGGCGGCCTGGTGATGAGCGCCTTCGGCCACCTGCCCAAGCGCAACGAGGTGACCGAGATCGGCGAGTACCGCTTCCGCGTGCTCAACGCCGACAGCCGGCGCATCCACCTGCTGCGCCTGACCCCGCTGCTGCGCTGA
- the lnt gene encoding apolipoprotein N-acyltransferase, giving the protein MHWITRPGWPGNLIALAAGAITPLALAPFDLWPLALLSIALLYLGLRELEPRPAAGRGWCYGFGLFAAGTSWVYVSIHDYGAASPALAAVLTLGFVAGLGLFFALAAWLWARWLRRVEAPLADALAFAALWLAQEAFRGWFLTGFPWLYAGYSQLDGPLAGLAPLGGVWLISFALALCAALLVNLPRLRQRKAFLAAGLVLLATPWIAGLALKGHPWTTASGAPLRVAAMQGNVPQNLKWDPAQLNAQLALYRDLSFAAEPAELIVWPETAVPVLKEQASGYLAMMDRFARERGAALITGVPIRQPNERGEPRYYNALSVVGEGSGDYLKQKLVPFGEYVPLQELLRGLIAFFDLPMSDFARGAADQPLLQAKGLKIAPYICYEVVYPEFAAGLAAQSELLLTVSNDAWFGTSIGPLQHLQMAQMRALEAGRWMIRATNNGMTALIDPFGRIDAQLPQFERGVLYGEVQPMQRLTPYLQWRAWPLAILCALLLAWALLASRMARTV; this is encoded by the coding sequence ATGCACTGGATAACTCGCCCCGGCTGGCCGGGCAACCTGATCGCCCTGGCGGCCGGCGCCATCACCCCCCTGGCGCTGGCCCCGTTCGACCTGTGGCCGCTGGCGCTGCTGTCCATCGCCCTGCTCTACCTCGGCCTGCGCGAGCTCGAGCCGCGCCCGGCGGCCGGGCGCGGCTGGTGCTACGGCTTCGGCCTGTTCGCCGCCGGCACCAGCTGGGTGTACGTCAGCATCCACGACTACGGCGCCGCCTCGCCGGCCCTGGCGGCCGTGCTGACCCTGGGCTTCGTCGCCGGTCTCGGCCTGTTCTTCGCCCTGGCCGCCTGGCTGTGGGCGCGCTGGCTGCGCCGGGTCGAGGCGCCGCTGGCCGACGCCCTGGCCTTCGCCGCCCTGTGGCTGGCCCAGGAAGCCTTTCGCGGCTGGTTCCTCACCGGCTTCCCCTGGCTCTATGCCGGCTACAGCCAGCTCGACGGCCCGCTGGCCGGGCTCGCGCCGCTGGGCGGCGTCTGGCTGATCTCCTTCGCCCTGGCGCTCTGCGCCGCCCTGCTGGTCAACCTGCCCCGGCTGCGCCAGCGCAAGGCCTTCCTCGCCGCCGGCCTGGTGCTGCTGGCTACCCCCTGGATCGCCGGTCTGGCGCTCAAGGGCCACCCCTGGACCACCGCCAGCGGCGCACCGCTGCGGGTCGCCGCCATGCAGGGCAATGTGCCGCAGAACCTCAAGTGGGACCCGGCCCAGCTCAACGCCCAGCTGGCGCTGTACCGCGACCTGAGCTTCGCCGCCGAGCCGGCCGAGCTGATCGTCTGGCCGGAGACCGCGGTGCCGGTGCTCAAGGAGCAGGCGAGCGGCTACCTGGCGATGATGGACCGCTTCGCCCGCGAGCGCGGCGCCGCGCTGATCACCGGCGTGCCGATCCGCCAGCCCAACGAGCGCGGCGAACCGCGCTACTACAACGCCCTCAGCGTGGTCGGCGAAGGCAGCGGCGACTACCTGAAGCAGAAACTGGTGCCCTTCGGCGAGTACGTGCCGCTGCAGGAGCTGCTGCGCGGCCTGATCGCCTTCTTCGACCTGCCCATGTCGGACTTCGCCCGCGGCGCCGCCGACCAGCCGCTGCTGCAGGCCAAGGGCCTGAAGATCGCCCCCTACATCTGCTACGAGGTGGTCTACCCGGAGTTCGCCGCCGGCCTGGCCGCCCAGAGCGAGCTGCTGCTGACCGTGAGCAACGACGCCTGGTTCGGCACCTCGATCGGCCCCCTGCAGCACCTGCAGATGGCGCAGATGCGCGCCCTCGAGGCGGGCCGCTGGATGATCCGCGCGACCAACAACGGCATGACGGCGCTGATCGATCCGTTCGGCCGGATCGACGCGCAGCTGCCGCAGTTCGAACGCGGGGTGCTCTACGGCGAGGTGCAGCCGATGCAGCGGCTGACCCCCTACCTGCAGTGGCGCGCCTGGCCCCTGGCGATCCTCTGCGCCCTGCTGCTGGCCTGGGCCCTGCTGGCCAGCCGCATGGCCCGCACGGTCTAG